DNA from Denticeps clupeoides chromosome 7, fDenClu1.1, whole genome shotgun sequence:
aactcctttttttttaagtgaagtgattgtcacatgtgatacacagcagcacagcacacggtgcacacagggaaatttttcctctacatttaacccatcaccctgagtgagcagtgggcagccatgacaggcgcccggggagcagtgtgtggggacggtgctgtgctcagtggcacctcagtggcaccatggctgatcgggactcgaaccggcaaccttctgattacagggccgcttccttaaccgctaggccaccactgccccctgtccTTACCCTGTATGTTGTAAGTCCTCCAGTTTTTCAGTCCTGTGATGTTCCATACACACTCTGGGTGGTGTTGTGTCTATTCTGTTTAGGACTGTCACAGTGCAGTCACCTGCCCCTCTCGGATGGCGGAGTTGTGGCTCTACCTATGGATGCGGTTGGCCAACTGATCAGTGCCAACACGGGTagttttgttgttgctttttatcTGTTCACTGTACATTGTTTGCACTAAAGCTAAAAAGAGCACTGATCTGTTGCTTCTGATGTCTGTTctcgtgtatgtgtgttgatGAGTAGTCCTGGGACAGTTTGTTCTTTCTCTTTTGTCACTAATCCTGACTCCTAGACGGAGCacacagcatttatttatttcaaactaAACAGCAGTCCAGGAAAATGTCAGGAAATTCAGAATCAGTTTACCAAATCAGCCTATTTTTCAAAATTCAGTTCCATGTGTACCTCTTTGCAGGTCTTGGTGCCAATAAGTCTGGCAATTGAGCAGAAGTTGTTGTAATAGGTCCCATGCAGGACCCTGAAGAGTGACTCCTCTGCCCCACTCCACTGCACCCCTGTCTGGGCATCATGTCCAGCCTCGTCCCCCACCCGCAGTTTAGTGGGGGACTGACAGCGAGAGTTACCTTCTGTAAGCATGAACAtgatcagacacacacacacacacacacacacacacacacgatcagcAAGGATCAGGGGGGTACCAGTGTACACTGAAGGGGGACTGCAAAATGTTTTGAGGAACACAACGACGAGTATGATGTGGTGGCTTGGCCTCCagattctccagatctcaatcaaATCAGGCATCTGCTACTGAcggcttggtgccagataccacgtCATACCTTCATAGGCTTAGTGGCAGATCAGTGCTGTTTTGGGTGGTAAAAAGGGAGTTTCATTCCAGCAATGAAACGAATCTGATCTCTACAGTTttatacaacttcctgtacATGGAGTCACAGCATGTAAACGCAGAGTACAGGTGTCCGCACCTGAAGAGCTGGTCTCATGCTCACTGTCACCATCCTTGCTCTCCTCAGCAGATCCAGAGGGGGTGGGGTCGCTTGAagaggaggggcggggctgtCGCCGCCGGCGTCGAGATCTCTGAGATTTCAACATGTTCTGATCAACAAACTCTTTCGCCCctttctgaaacacacacaaataaaacagtgaCCAGGTAGAAAaccttacattttttatttcatatggcGATTGTTGTGCTGATGAATTGCCATCATAAAAAGATGATATCTAAGGATTTTTCTCAGCCAAGCCAGGTTGTACCATTATAATCAATAAGTCAGTACCTGTGTGCAGGTGTTCAATAAATATCGAGTAAGTGGAGTATGAATTGGATTATGAATGATCTGAACTGTAAGTGTTGACGGTTTCTGTACCTGAAGCAGAAAGCACTGCATTCCACATGGTTCTGTTTCCATGCGAATTTCCTTACTCTTCCTCTTGTACACATTTGGCGATGCATGGAAAGCTgaacacacaaagcacacacaccacagataCCAGTCTTAACCTTCTTTTCGTCAGTTTTAAGGGCCCATGTTCCCCATGAAGGATTCTGCTCATGACATTAACATGAAGACACTGACTGGAATCTGGATCCTCAGTCATGCTGTTGCTGTGGAGGATCTCATTTCCATCCCAACATGGTAAAACCACCTCCCTGCTTCAGCTCTTGGTTTTTCTTGGTTTCCAACCAGCATTGTGGAGCCCCAGAACAATGggtgatagggtggtagtagcctagtgggtaacacactcgcctatgaaccagaagacccaggttcaaatcccacttactaccattgtgtccctgacacttaaccctgagtgtctccagggggggactgtccctgtaactactgattgtaagtcgctctggataagggcgtctggtaaatgccgtaaaatgtaaaaaatgtaaatgtaaatgaaaacaaactttTTGTTCTGAGCTCCCATCACACCTGATCGATGAAACTAGCTCTCTACCCGCTTGCTTGCTGGCACAGTGGACCCTGGGCTGGGTGTGGCCGGAGGGATTGAAAGGGTAACAGAAAGGGTAGAGGCACTTACGGTGGAGGAAACAGTCGTACTTAAAGCAGCGCCGACAGAAGAGTGTGTGGAAGGAGTGCAGACTCTGCTCCCGCTGAACCGATTTGGCAAAGGGGCCATCCATATTGGGGGTGCAGAGGGGGGGCAGCTTCACCGGGCCTGAGGACTCCAGGAGGTCTTTATACCTGCAAGGATGAGTCAGGATTACTGAGACACAAATCTCTTTCATATGGCAGCCTTCtgaccaccaacacacactccacaAGGTTCATATGAATATGTCATATTTTACTTCTCTTTCAGCTCCTCCATGGTGCCTTTGTAAGGGAACATCGAGGCAATCGCAGTGAAAATCTTATCATGGGGAATCTTCTTAGTGTTCTGTAGATCTTTCCCTGCGGACACAGACCGGGTGAATGCCGAATGCGAGGAATTATTACGGAATGCTGCACAGTGCTTGAGGTGTGTGAAACACCCTCAGATGTCAATGGATTTGAGAAGACAACAAAGCAACAGGATCAGACCAAGATCGGCCCAAGCATCGGGGGAATGACATCTTTGCCACCACCCTACAGAAATTGCACAAGAGGAACAATCCATTTCCACAAACTTGTTATATATCTGGAATATATAACATCtgatatctctctctctctctctctctctcttgctgtgGACCAGTCCATCCATACTGAGTGGCAAAAGCATACTCTCCTCTCGCACCTTGCCTGTCTCAGCACCAGCAGCTTCAACTTCTCATCAAACCTACTAAAGGCCACACCCCTTTACACAACATCCTTTCTCCATCAGTTCAGCCTGCAGCCTCGTCCAAAGTCAAAGTGACCCATCAGGTCcgattccttacctgctaggccaccactgttcaGTCTGGGTATTAGTGGATCATTCTTCTGGAACTAGATTATGGTTATGAAATCTTGAGTTCAAAACTTAATcctgttcaagttcaagttgtcatttcagctacatacgcgTTAGACAGTAAATATTGGAACCTGGAATTTTTAAACAAGGTTGCATAGGGActtaaagtgcacgtgtgtgacatcGACAAAAAGGGCAGCATAAAGTGGAAGACAGACCACGCTAAGGCCAGGGGAATTAGTAAGTAAGgtgcagaaaaagaaatgtacaaatgtactgctgtaatagaaatgtaatacaatgttctgaacatatgaggtagagtgtgtgtttgtcagacAGAGTGTGTAACTATAGCAGAAAAAATAACTAATGGAAATGAAGAAAAGTTATAGAGTTCATTTCTTTACTGTTCTTTTCAAAATATGAAGTGAGTTATGGTAACATTCTCTTCTGAAGTTGTGATTTGTGATTCTTCTTCACTTAGAAATAATGGTCCTTCTCAAACTCTGTTGAATCTTcttagtataaaaaaaaaatacaaaaaccaaCAAGAAACATGTTACACTCTCTTACCTTCAACCAATGTCTGTTCCTGGCTGATCAGCATTGGCTCCTCCCTTTGTTCATTTAGCCCCTCCCCCAAACTACTCTGCTGCTCCTGGTCCAtctcctttttctcctcctGTTTCTTTGccacctccccctcctcctcctcctggtctgAGTACTGGCTCAGAGCCTCCACCAGCTCTTTAAAGATCTCGTCGTTGATGAAGCCTCCTTCTGAAAAAGACAACTTCAGATGAGCTGAACGCGGCCGTACGACGTTGCGAAGAATGTCGCTCGAGTAGTAGCGGTGTAGGCGGTCAGCCATGCAAGTGGAGACCCACCTCGGTCACCATGTACTCCATCATAGTTATCAATGAGCTCCTCCAGGAAGGCCTCGTCCTGCTCCAGCACCTCGTCTCCCATGTAGGGAATGTTGTGCAGGAAGGTCTCGTCCTCCACCTGAGAGAACACAAACACTCAcgctgtctttgtgtgtgagtgagtgtgtgtgcatgtgtgaatgtgtgtgtgtgcatgtgtgtgagggagaagaGACAAAAACAGAGTCTGAGTCTAAGAGAAGGCAAGCCATGTATGAAGTTCCACACACTGAGCAGGAtcatcaagtgtgtgtgtgtgtgtgtgtgtgtgtgtgtgtgtttgcgtgtgtgcaACCTCCCACCAGTACCATGAAATTTTGCTGCAGTGGTGACCAAGAATACATAAAAGGTATCCCGGCAACTGTTGTCAACGGTCGCATAGCAACGGCCTGGTTCTGGAAAGATGGGAAACCGAACTCCACCATGCACAGCTGTGATTGGAAATAACCAACACATTGTGTGAATtagatttctttaaaaaaaatgtattcatagcatgattaataaaacaatttgTTCCGAGCTGATTGGCCGAGAGGCTCCCAGAGGCCCCACGCCAACACTTTTAAATCTCATTCTAACCTTTAAGATTGTTAACATCGTGTCACCAGTAGCTGCTGAACAATGCTGCTTATTtatcctctcagccaatcagaatcaagtGGAATATAATTACGGTGtgagcataaaaataaaaacgtaaTCCGATTTCAGAACAACTGTTGATATCTAGAGACGTGGGGCTTTGTCTATCccaactttgtaaaaaaaaaaagttgatagCAGAGTCTCTTAAGACACATAATGTCCTTGTTTAATGAAAATGAGGACATTCTATGATTAACGGCTCAGGTTTTGAACTCAGATAAAAAGTGGTTCTCTTGCCCAAAAATTTGTGACATCAACAAACCAGCTTCCAAAATGACCAATATTTGTATCACCATGATGGTCATTATTCCTCCTGCCTCTGCACCCCTTTTGGAAACGTCAGTATATCTCCTATAAGGTCTCCCCCAGCTCCGACAGCCCAGTTACCTTCTTGTTGGGCAGGGTCCCACCTGCTGTGGACAGAGGGATGGACTGGATCCTCCGTTTGGACCATTCTTCGTTCAGCAGACAGATCCTGCCTTCAATCTTACGCCGGTTCGACAGGAACAAGGCCTGGAGCGAGAAGTTAACAAAACGGCCCAGTGTCACATCTCCTGGCACCAGACACGCAGACTCAAAAAACACTACACCACAAAACACTTCTGTGCAGACACGCCGCGTCCAAGAACCCACATCTGGTCCAACGCGGCATCCTAGACTACAGACATCGGAGGTAAACAAGGACGAAACGTGGAACCTGCAGGCTGGCTTCATCCTACCTTGACCTCCTCCGCCTTGCGGAAGCGCTTCAGCTGCCGCAGCCTCATGTACTCGGACTtgaccctcctcctccactccagCAGGCCGGGGACGGCAGCATCCTCCATGGTCCAGGCCGGGGTGCTGGCACCCCCACTCACCCCACCCGCACTCCCGCGCCCGGCCGCCCCCTGCTGTCGGGAGACCAGCGGCAGGCGGGCGGCTGTTAAAGGCCCTGCGGACGGTGCCCTTCGCCCAGGCCCGTCCCACGCAGAGCGTCCCACGCGAGACGCGGGCGGAGAAGGCGAGGGCGCGCGCGCGGGCACGCGCGtggaagtgggcgtggccgcgggCGGGCAGAAGTGCGTAGCTACTTTCCGCTCCGCTCGGGCGCGGCGCAGATCCCCGCGGAACGCGACGAACGTCACGCCAGCCGCGTGGCTCCACCGAATAAACTCCCACGTCACGAGAAGTCGCCCACCAACGCGCCCACCGTGGGGCGCGCACGCGTGTCGCAGTTATAAAACCTACCCGCGATCGGCGGCCGCCGCGGCCGAGCGACGGCGAGTCCCGGAGCTGCTCACGGGCGGAGCGCCGAGAATGTTCCCGTGTCGCCCGCGAGCACGCCGCGGTGGGACGTGGGAGCTACGCGCTTAGCTGGCGCGGCGGAGCGTAGGGTGACGTCTTCATTACGAGCGCGCGCGTGCGCGCGCacccgcacgcacacacacacacacacacacacacacacatatacacacgcagaACATACCCACACTGCGCGCGGCGTGGCTGGATCACAGAGCAGTGGCTGTCACGACAcgatctataaaaaaaaaacattattattaacaagaagaacatatttatttatttatacttttttcaccccgaaggaaattgcttccttaaccgctaggccaccactgacctaaataaccattattattattattattattattacagcccATAACTACAAGCTATtggtattattatattattacagcACACCACTACATCGATTACcgttaattataataatcataaaacgttaataaagtaataatgatGACAATAATTACCAATGTCCGTAATTTATTTGTTTCGTTCGCTTATTGTTATATTGATGCTTTTTGCCATATTCTGTTACTATATCCCGGCAGGAGATTATTCGGCTCCACTGTGTATTTTTCACGCGTGAAACAGCGAGATTCTGTCATCACCACTTTTCACGTCTCCGCCTGTCTCCCCCTCGATGCCTCCCGGCTCCGTCGTCGCCCTTCCCTCACCACCGCTGGGCGCGTCCGCTACAGTGATATAAACTCGAGTGACACCCCCAAAAAGTCACGGCCCGGTAGACGCGCGTTGCACAACAGGGAAAACAGATTAACACATGACCGAATGCTCCTACTCTGTGTAtacttatttaaaataaaaaaacataccttcttgtgtaaaatatttcagtGAATTCCTTTCTTGTTCAGTATTGTGCCCAATATGTTTGTACATATATTCATGGTTGTTTAAGACTGATGCTTGAGTGTCATTTTAGAATTTCAGTGTACAGTTTCCCTGTCCAAAATGCTTTAGTATGTAAAGATGTCCTTATTTTCTAGAAGTCTTAGACTTCAGTTTATTTCTGCTTTCCACAAggatagtttttttctttcctgtgtcACTGTAAAATCTGAAGGAATTTTGATTACATTGAGTAGCATGGCATGAAgtacttaatttttttgtggaaataaaatgttccATTACTAAAGGCTGTTCATTAATTTAATCCTGATTTTAACAATCCCctcagtacagtacaggcttTTGTTGTCCATTCATTTGGATGGCATTAATTTGAACTATTTAACTCcattgtcatggcaacaaaACAAATCTTCCCGCGTTGCTTTCAGCCATCAGCGCCTGCGTAATTGGTCGCGTCGTCACGTGACCAGCTGTCATTATAAGGttactgcgcatgcgcgcgccAGAACTCCACTGATCAGTTACTGAGAGTGTGGTAAGTGGAATCGTAATGgataatgctaatgctaatcaGAAACTACACAGGAAAAATGATTTAATCATGTAGGAGGCGCCGACATTGTTAAACACGCTAAATTGAGCTTCTGTTTTAagttaaattgcattttaaggATTCTCCGTGACGGAATGTCCGACGCTAGTTTCGGAATTTCTGAGGAGGATCTGCGTTGCCACTACTGACGCGTTTTTAATgctattttgttttgttatagaTGGCTCTAgctgaaacacatttttattttacaactCTGCATTTTGTTAGCACtgtaaaagtaaagtgtgtgtgtcggggggaAGGAATGGGGACTGTCCGGGGAAAAGTGTAGATCGGTCACCCTGCGTAAATTGCTACTTGACTGAACTTCACAGAATgaacattaaattaattttaatatatttattattgtataCCGATGTGTGTTTATGATCAAATGTTGGATACCAGTTGTTGAGTTTCATTGTTGATGTTATTTGTTGCCATGGTAATAAACTGGTAGCCATGGTAACAACTAGCTTAGCTTAGTTGCTAATTTAACTGAAATTCACAAGCATCCAGAGTCCCAGGTATTAAAATGTAGTGTTATTCTTTATCTTACTCAGAGCCTTTGCGAGTGAAACAGTGAGCCATACAGCGAACTGCAGAGCGAGCAATACAGAGCGACACAGCTAGTGAAGCGTTTAGATCACCATctagagaagagaagaaagaagaggaagagaatcAGGATCGTCATCTTCTGGATCAGCAACATCTGGAGCATGGTCAGGACCAGATCGGGCACCATGGATTTTGGGCGCGAAGTCCATAGAGATTTTACTATCTCGAAGTGTATCGGGAGCGGTGGTTTTGGGCAGGTCTTCAA
Protein-coding regions in this window:
- the ezh1 gene encoding histone-lysine N-methyltransferase EZH1 isoform X2 — encoded protein: MEDAAVPGLLEWRRRVKSEYMRLRQLKRFRKAEEVKALFLSNRRKIEGRICLLNEEWSKRRIQSIPLSTAGGTLPNKKLCMVEFGFPSFQNQAVAMRPLTTVAGIPFMYSWSPLQQNFMVEDETFLHNIPYMGDEVLEQDEAFLEELIDNYDGVHGDRGGFINDEIFKELVEALSQYSDQEEEEGEVAKKQEEKKEMDQEQQSSLGEGLNEQREEPMLISQEQTLVEGKDLQNTKKIPHDKIFTAIASMFPYKGTMEELKEKYKDLLESSGPVKLPPLCTPNMDGPFAKSVQREQSLHSFHTLFCRRCFKYDCFLHPFHASPNVYKRKSKEIRMETEPCGMQCFLLQKGAKEFVDQNMLKSQRSRRRRRQPRPSSSSDPTPSGSAEESKDGDSEHETSSSEGNSRCQSPTKLRVGDEAGHDAQTGVQWSGAEESLFRVLHGTYYNNFCSIARLIGTKTCKEVYEFAAKEVLIHRVTVEDGGISPQKKKRKHRLWAKIQLKKDNSSNQVYNYQPCDHPEHPCDSSCPCVITQNFCEKFCQCDPECQNRFPGCRCKTQCNTKQCPCYLAVRECDPDLCMTCGAADHWDSKQVSCKNCSIQRGLKKHLLLAPSDVAGWGTFIKEPVQKNEFISEYCGELISQDEADRRGRIYDKYMSSFLFNLNNDFVVDATRKGNKIRFANHSVNPNCYAKVVMVNGDHRIGIFAKRAIQQGEELFFDYRYSQADALKYVGIEREIEVV
- the ezh1 gene encoding histone-lysine N-methyltransferase EZH1 isoform X1 translates to MEDAAVPGLLEWRRRVKSEYMRLRQLKRFRKAEEVKALFLSNRRKIEGRICLLNEEWSKRRIQSIPLSTAGGTLPNKKLCMVEFGFPSFQNQAVAMRPLTTVAGIPFMYSWSPLQQNFMVEDETFLHNIPYMGDEVLEQDEAFLEELIDNYDGVHGDREGGFINDEIFKELVEALSQYSDQEEEEGEVAKKQEEKKEMDQEQQSSLGEGLNEQREEPMLISQEQTLVEGKDLQNTKKIPHDKIFTAIASMFPYKGTMEELKEKYKDLLESSGPVKLPPLCTPNMDGPFAKSVQREQSLHSFHTLFCRRCFKYDCFLHPFHASPNVYKRKSKEIRMETEPCGMQCFLLQKGAKEFVDQNMLKSQRSRRRRRQPRPSSSSDPTPSGSAEESKDGDSEHETSSSEGNSRCQSPTKLRVGDEAGHDAQTGVQWSGAEESLFRVLHGTYYNNFCSIARLIGTKTCKEVYEFAAKEVLIHRVTVEDGGISPQKKKRKHRLWAKIQLKKDNSSNQVYNYQPCDHPEHPCDSSCPCVITQNFCEKFCQCDPECQNRFPGCRCKTQCNTKQCPCYLAVRECDPDLCMTCGAADHWDSKQVSCKNCSIQRGLKKHLLLAPSDVAGWGTFIKEPVQKNEFISEYCGELISQDEADRRGRIYDKYMSSFLFNLNNDFVVDATRKGNKIRFANHSVNPNCYAKVVMVNGDHRIGIFAKRAIQQGEELFFDYRYSQADALKYVGIEREIEVV